In Streptomyces sp. NBC_01439, the following are encoded in one genomic region:
- a CDS encoding beta-galactosidase: MSPVPRTTLAGALVPGTTRPVVVGEYPYYRAAPANWGADLRELRALGVDVVSCYLPWRFHETGAQEDDRSFDFTGKTDPQRDVVGLLELAAAAGLGVLLKPGPFIHAEVQLGGLPDRLCGPGHTPYQGLDGAVLTSQGEPLPSLLDPAVQAETETWLKAVADEVVTRAAAPDGPVVALQLGNEGTCGDAHLPVDAQDASPAARRAFARWLTGRGLPDEAALATEDVTRWTSATRQQWSRWSGHAIVDLWDRISALFPEGPARLANVPLTAVAAPRAALDAWAARQRAVQGSGYFVGHTEWIGNPARETAAFGSHLAGILLGGTDVVEANWGFTWTDESFARPATPVFNALLALLLGSTTVSVYTACATENWGPLVDMDPDGLRAEGVDPALHAPPYTPGAPLAEGGAHQANAEGLRLLAAFLERHGDLLAGTALDRDAVVLVDRALPEAGAWQRTGRTVLAELADAVHHQLADSGRLIGLGWLDERPAPAADGTPVPVAVLRAGHPAGDGPGELTLPAGESADGAAAAFLAAFADALPAPAGQRWTTEHGGARVLSRSGPDGVRVIGAFNPTDADDRVTGTGGGWTLDLPTGSAAVLVTRDGALVGWLATPEEPSATPVALRWGGEKADATRVRAT, translated from the coding sequence ATGAGCCCCGTCCCGCGCACCACGCTCGCCGGAGCGCTCGTCCCCGGCACCACCCGGCCCGTCGTCGTCGGCGAGTACCCCTACTACCGGGCCGCCCCCGCCAACTGGGGCGCCGACCTGCGCGAACTGCGGGCCCTCGGCGTGGACGTCGTCTCCTGCTACCTCCCGTGGCGCTTCCACGAAACGGGTGCGCAGGAGGACGACCGCTCCTTCGACTTCACCGGGAAGACCGACCCGCAGCGCGACGTCGTCGGACTGCTGGAGCTGGCCGCCGCCGCCGGACTGGGCGTCCTCCTCAAGCCCGGCCCCTTCATCCACGCCGAGGTCCAGCTCGGCGGGCTGCCCGACCGCCTCTGCGGCCCCGGACACACCCCCTACCAGGGGCTGGACGGCGCCGTCCTCACCTCCCAGGGCGAGCCGCTGCCCAGCCTCCTCGACCCGGCCGTCCAGGCCGAGACCGAGACCTGGCTGAAGGCCGTCGCCGACGAGGTCGTCACCCGGGCCGCCGCCCCCGACGGCCCCGTCGTCGCCCTCCAGCTCGGCAACGAGGGCACCTGCGGCGACGCCCACCTCCCCGTGGACGCCCAGGACGCCTCGCCGGCCGCCCGTCGGGCCTTCGCCCGCTGGTTGACCGGACGCGGCCTGCCCGACGAGGCCGCCCTCGCCACCGAGGACGTCACCCGGTGGACCAGCGCCACGCGACAGCAGTGGTCGCGTTGGTCCGGGCACGCCATCGTCGACCTGTGGGACCGGATCTCCGCGCTCTTCCCCGAAGGCCCGGCCCGGCTGGCCAACGTCCCCCTCACCGCGGTCGCCGCACCGCGCGCCGCCCTCGACGCCTGGGCCGCCCGGCAGCGCGCCGTGCAGGGCTCCGGGTACTTCGTCGGCCACACCGAATGGATCGGCAACCCGGCCAGGGAGACCGCAGCCTTCGGCTCCCACCTGGCCGGGATCCTCCTCGGCGGCACCGACGTCGTCGAGGCGAACTGGGGGTTCACCTGGACCGACGAGTCCTTCGCCCGGCCGGCGACCCCCGTCTTCAACGCCCTGCTGGCCCTCCTCCTGGGCTCCACCACCGTCAGCGTCTACACCGCTTGCGCCACGGAGAACTGGGGCCCGCTGGTCGACATGGACCCCGACGGGCTGCGCGCCGAAGGGGTGGACCCCGCCCTGCACGCACCGCCGTACACCCCGGGCGCACCGCTCGCCGAGGGCGGGGCCCACCAGGCCAACGCCGAGGGCCTGCGGCTGCTGGCCGCGTTCCTCGAACGCCACGGCGACCTGCTGGCCGGCACCGCCTTGGACCGCGACGCGGTGGTCCTCGTCGACCGGGCCCTGCCCGAGGCCGGCGCCTGGCAGCGCACCGGCCGCACCGTCCTCGCGGAACTCGCCGACGCGGTGCACCACCAACTGGCCGACTCCGGAAGGTTGATCGGGCTCGGCTGGCTCGACGAGCGGCCGGCCCCCGCCGCGGACGGCACCCCCGTCCCCGTCGCCGTGCTGCGGGCCGGGCACCCCGCCGGCGACGGTCCCGGCGAGTTGACGCTGCCGGCCGGTGAGTCCGCGGACGGCGCGGCCGCCGCGTTCCTCGCCGCGTTCGCCGACGCGCTCCCGGCTCCGGCCGGCCAGCGCTGGACCACGGAGCACGGCGGGGCCCGCGTCCTGAGCCGGTCCGGCCCCGACGGCGTCCGCGTCATCGGCGCCTTCAACCCCACCGACGCCGACGACCGGGTCACCGGTACCGGCGGTGGCTGGACGCTGGACCTGCCCACCGGCTCCGCCGCGGTGCTCGTCACCCGCGACGGCGCACTCGTGGGATGGCTCGCCACCCCCGAAGAGCCGTCCGCCACCCCCGTCGCCCTCCGCTGGGGCGGCGAGAAGGCCGACGCGACGCGCGTCCGGGCCACCTGA
- a CDS encoding zinc-dependent alcohol dehydrogenase, which produces MKALTLTADRTLALVDHPKPEPLAADDVIIRVTQSGICGTDRSVLVGKFPAETGVVMGHEAVGVVDSTGPGVTRFAVGDRVIVNPTLYCGNCPTCLEGHWNFCGHKAGTEVGLDYDGSFAEFIRLPELFCHAIPEDMDFDRAVVVEPLACALNNIEAGRLAAGETAVVVGGGPMGVVTAMAAQRYGATVLLVEPDPVRGRLGQEIFDAPEFGGRVTVHTPDDPALTERGDLVVDSVGNLLEQSIGYAAVRGRVVVMGFNSNASATVRPLTLLQRGLQIIGAGDYNSMIFPKAVELARQLPLERVVTHRFALADHEEAFKALAAVPGAEYTALKVVLVPPHDGAAA; this is translated from the coding sequence ATGAAGGCACTGACGCTCACCGCCGACCGCACGCTCGCCCTCGTCGACCACCCCAAGCCGGAGCCGCTGGCCGCGGACGACGTCATCATCCGCGTCACCCAGAGCGGCATCTGCGGGACCGACCGCAGCGTCCTCGTCGGCAAGTTCCCGGCCGAGACCGGTGTCGTCATGGGCCACGAGGCCGTCGGCGTCGTCGACTCCACGGGCCCCGGCGTCACCCGCTTCGCCGTCGGCGACCGGGTCATCGTCAACCCCACCCTGTACTGCGGAAACTGCCCCACCTGCCTCGAAGGCCACTGGAACTTCTGCGGCCACAAGGCCGGCACCGAGGTGGGCCTGGACTACGACGGCTCCTTCGCCGAGTTCATCCGCCTCCCCGAGCTCTTCTGCCACGCGATCCCCGAAGACATGGACTTCGACCGCGCCGTCGTCGTCGAACCGCTCGCCTGCGCACTCAACAACATCGAGGCTGGCCGCCTGGCGGCCGGCGAGACCGCCGTCGTCGTCGGTGGCGGCCCCATGGGCGTGGTCACCGCCATGGCCGCCCAGCGCTACGGCGCGACGGTCCTCCTCGTCGAACCCGACCCGGTACGCGGCCGGCTCGGCCAGGAGATCTTCGACGCCCCCGAGTTCGGCGGCCGCGTCACCGTCCACACCCCGGACGACCCGGCCCTCACCGAACGCGGCGACCTCGTCGTCGACTCCGTGGGCAACCTCCTCGAGCAGAGCATCGGCTACGCCGCCGTGCGCGGCCGCGTCGTCGTCATGGGCTTCAACAGCAACGCCTCCGCCACCGTCCGGCCCCTCACCCTGCTCCAGCGCGGCCTGCAGATCATCGGCGCCGGCGACTACAACAGCATGATCTTCCCCAAGGCCGTCGAGCTCGCCCGGCAGCTGCCGCTGGAGCGCGTGGTCACCCACCGCTTCGCCCTCGCCGACCACGAAGAGGCGTTCAAGGCCCTCGCCGCCGTCCCCGGCGCCGAGTACACCGCCCTGAAGGTCGTCCTCGTACCCCCGCACGACGGAGCGGCCGCATGA